TCGATCATatcaatgtcttcttcttcttctagaggTTCTTGAGAGGAGAAGGCTATTCTCTTCTCTTCCCTTTTATCTTCTGTCTCCACAATTGAAGCTGTCAACATATATCAAAGCGTTGTGATTGGAACTTGGAGTCGAATCAATCAGATAAAGACGAAACACTGAGCCATATAGTTTTATGGGTTTGGTTATAGAACAACTTACATATTTTTCTCTTTCCTAATGAAGTTTCTTCTCCTTGAAGATTAGTTTGCATAGATGGGGTCTTGTCTTCATTTACTTCCATGAAAGAAGAGTTTGAGAGTTCATAGAAAAAACACAAAGacgttgggtttgacatttctTTGATGAACAGATCTCTCAACGTTGTTCTgagttataaattaaaaatggcTATAGGATTTCACGAGTGACAAACTATATAGACATGTGTTTCTGTTCAAAGGACTTAAATGATTTGAATATCCCAGTCTCTCTCTATTTTAGTATTTAATGTGcaagtaattaatttttaatttcttgaaTATACATTTCTTTGTTTGGAGTAAATGTGGTCAATCAGTGGAAAAGACTGGTCCTTATCCTTATGGAACTATAATTAatgacgttaaaaaaaaaagataatagaaAGAATCAACTTACAAAGTGACCGACCAGTTCAACTTCAACCATTGGATCACCACCAATTAGGTAATTTTTTCAACTCTATAGAAAGTCAATGATGGGTGGACTCACTCACAAGTTCATGTAAACTTGAATATGGtaatggtatatatatatgcaagacTGCAACATTCACTACAGTTTTGAATTGTCAAGTTAAAACCATTCTCAAATCTCAAATCTCAAATCTCAAATCTCAAATCTCAAATTCATACTCATAAGATTCCTGCCAACGTTTTTTACAGTAACCTTGCCCTCTAATTTACTAATGCTTTGCAAACATGAGAAACTTCTCATGAATTAAGTAACGAAGCTGAATCAACACTTGAAAAAGCGATATAAGAAACTTTTAGCGGAAAAAGAAAACTGAAAGACGCTTAAAATAAAAGGTTTTTCACACGAGCATAATATGTGCATAAAGAGCAAAAACAAGAGCTTGTTCAAAGTGAACTTGACACTAAAATGCATGAGCCAGTAATCTGTACACGATCAGCAAAAATGGTGCAGTGTTGAAGCTTACTACCGTCACTTTTAAGCTCCCGAATATGGTAAAATCGTATAACAACCCTGCAAGATGACATAATCATCAGTTAGTTGTCTGGTCTTCAGAAATAATCAGTAACTTTATCTTTCATCAGACCAAATGAAGATACATAGATTCATACTTACCTTAGCAAACCACAAAGGCCATGGTCAACTAATCCACATTCAACTCCAGCCACCGTGGGGAAAAAACAGTAATCTGGTGCGGCGCCACGGTAACAAGAGAGTAAAAGACTATGCTGCTGCTAAAGACAAATGAAGACATAAGAGAACCTTGCTTCAAGTAGATAAGTTACCGTCTGACTTCAAGCTCCCAAAATATGGTGATCTTCAACAATCTAAGAACCCTGTAAATATGATTGAATCAATCGTGTTAATAGATGTACTTAAAAATAATCAGTAACATTACAATAAGACTAGATTCATACCCAAGATTTGCTTCAAGCGGATTTTTTGCCAGCTAGAATGATAGAAATTTGCAACCCTCTGCTAAAGGCTTCATTAAACAAAATCCGAGTTTGCATATTCTGAAAACCAGGCAACCACGAAAGCAATGCAACTGGAGCCATTACTATCAACCCAAAGCACAAGTCGTAGAGGCGAGCCACAGATATCACTGTGTCCCAAACCACTGTCGATATCAGAAACGGTCTCAGTACTTGAGCTATGGAGATCAATCCCCAGCCCGTGGGAATAAAAGCCAAGAGACTTATCAACAGATCAACAACTGTAAGTTTAGTGAACTGCAGCATCAGCACGACCACAAGAACCGTGAGCCATATTACTAAGAACTGGATGAATCTGTATTTAATATGCTCCTTCACGGAGAATCTTTTCTGGGCATAGATTGTTGTGATGTATATCGCAGCGATCCCGATGATGCATCCCCAAGAAACCAAGTACACACCAATGCTGGTCTGACCATCCGCAATGCGAAGATGGTACACAATGCTATACTGGAAAAAGAAGAACCGAAGATCAAGTAAAATCTCCAGCAGTTTTCCCCACACTCCAGTTGTTTTCAGATGATCTTGTTCCTCGTTCCACCATGTGAACCAACTCTGATCTGCTTTGGTGAACAACCCGCCTCTGGACCAAAGCCAATTCATGAAATCGTCGAAATCATAAACTGTTTTGAGCCAATCAAAACCAGATGGGTTAAACAGAAAGGGAGAAATGATCCAGGATGTGATAAGGAACCAGCTCGAAATCGTCATTAGTATGTAGACGAGAGAACTCTTAGCCAAGGGGCTATAAGCCGCATATACCAGCAAGATAATCGCCAGCTCAATCGCCTTGATGAAGTGAGTTCGAGCATACAATCTGTAGTTCTCAGCGAATTTCTTATGCTCCACCACAAAGCCTCTTCCAGTGGCACGATACTTGGCTCCACCGTGGAGTATAGTCCGACCAAAGTAATGGCTTCGAGTTCCCAAGGAAAACGTGTAGAAAAAGGATGCGAGTTGTAGCTGCATTGTTATGAAGTCCCAAATTGCTGGAAGAAACCCACGCTCCAGGGAGTTTTCAAGAATCATAGGAAGTGCAGTGAAAAGTCCTAGCTGGATAACAAATTGCTGATTCAAGATTGCACCAAGAGCTTCATTGCTGCTACTCCTATCCTTTGCTATTTTCTCAACACCACTCAGTGCTAGATAAAGGCGACCCCACAAGAATGCATAAACAGTGAATACGATCAGCATTGTGTTGAAGTAGTAGCCAACCGTTGTGTAGAAGAAAGACAACATTCTGAAAAAATCTAGCCTGTGACCCAGTCTGTAAACGTCTCTGCTTAAAGCTTGCTCACCATTACCACTTGCTACTTTTGCTTCAAACATAGATATCTGATTCAAACCAACATCTCTTCCTTTGCCTACctgaatgtattcatgatgaGTCACGTTCCCACCTCTTAAAGTGCAATTGAATCCAGCAAATATATCCTCGCTAATATTTATCACTCTTGAGGCCTTGCTAATTCCACCACGGGGGATGAACCAAAACCGATCAAATACATCAGGATGACCATAGTGCATCCTCACCTTCAGTGGGTTGGCAAGCACACGCTGTCCTAGGGTTACAAAACTCGTTTCTTGAGAAGACATGAACCACGCGAGTGAAGAAACCGAACCGGTGAAAACTTTCTCACGGACTCCAAGAATAGTGGGCTTCCTAATGCCATAGTTTTTCTTGAAAGATTCCAACAAATTCCTCATCTTAAGTGCCTCCTCAAAATGGTTATCTTGATTCATATCAATTGTCTGAATCGCATCACCCCGTGTAAAGATTATAGCATGGTTTTGGTTTTCCGGTTTGCCCTCACCAAGCTTCAAGGGGCCTGGCAGTCTGATTCGATAGATCTCCACCTCTCTCTGAAGTCGTTGATCAAATTTCACAAGAACCGAATAGTACTCGACGTTACCCAATCCTAAGTTAACCTCATCAACATAGGCAATTCGAAGGGCCTCATGACTTTTCATCAGGAACAAAATCTCCTCAGCCCTATggtctccttttgctttatgcTGTCCATAAACTTGGCATGCCACAACATATGTGAACTTCATCATAGCACTCCCGGACTCAGACCCCTTAAACAAATGGCCTATACCATTAGCCATTCGGCTAATTTCCTGAGAAGCTGTTGGTTGCAATATGTTATCCCCACCATCACGTGTGTAGTAAGAACGGGGTGGCTCAGGAGCAATCTGAGTTCCCATACTGATGTCCATTTCAGAAGCCGAATCAAGAAAGGCAAGCTTCTTCAAGGCACTATAATAATACATCATCCCTCGCACTGTTCTGGACAATGTCTGTCCCCTATATGAAGCCCAGAGGCGAAGATCCCTAACCTTCTGTGTCCAAATATCATTCTCGTTCTCCACTCCCTCTCTACGCATCCGCTCCACAAAATTGACCCATTCATCTGCATATATCTTTTGAAGGTAGAACAGTGTCGAAATCCCATCCTCATTCTCAGCTCGGAGCATCTCTTGTCGATACATCACTTCCTCATCATAGTAAGGAGTCAACACACTAAAAGCCAACATTTTTTCTACACTTGGAGCCTGGGGCATGTTCATAAAGAGAGAGTTGCTGAAGAAAGCAAGACGCTCCCTGGCCTCGAGATTCTTGGGCACATTATGCATTGGATCTCTAGAAGTAAGAATTGTATGTACCCGCCTTATCTGCCTATAAAAGACAACATCACCAGGAGGAGGGAGATTTATGGCATTGACAAACAGCAACTCGGTATCTGCATTCAAACTAACGGGCGCCAAACCAAGCTGCCTTAACTGCTGAGTGCTCCTCCTAATTCTTGGAAATTCCCATGCGCAGAGTTCATACAGGGCTTGCAGTATGTTCACAATCCTGAATACTTTCTTATCTGGGTCCATCAGACGCTCAAGAAGTGATATTAGCTTCTCATGAATCCGGAGTAGTACCGTCAGCTTATATACCTCAGTTACCTTCCGGCTTTCCACATTTTCATCGATTTCGTTCAACAATCTGTTCACTATAGACTCTTCCTCTGTGccatttttaacaattttacgAATCACAAATTTGATGCTATCAAAGGCTTCTATAACAGCACAACGCCGGTACTcgctgctacagattttcgacCAAAGCCAGCGATCAGGAGCATCACAGAGCTCGTTTGCCTGGCTTAGCGCAAGTAGGAGCTCATTGCAAAGGAGGAAACACGGCCACCGAATAACCTGAATATTCCAACAATTAGGCGGCAACTCAAGAAGCTCAACTTCCCTGTCACTGATAAGATCTTCCTCTCTAAACGTTAGGATGATCTCATTCCACAACAATGCAAACCAAGTCGCTTCCACCTGACTAGACTCGATTTTGTTGAAAGGCTGACCAATTCCATAACGCAACTTCAGCCGGTGAATAGCGTCACGAGCCTTTTTAAGAACTGTTGCTTTAGGACCCAAAAGACGCTCTTCAGGTTTAAGGTTAAACTGCATAGCACTTGAAAAGAACTGAAACCTGAGTCTCAACTGATCAATGTTCCGGATCTCCCCCAAGTGAGAAAACAGACCAATTGTTGCACCTACAAGTGATGAGTAGATCGAGTACCAGATTTGCAAATCCATCAGGTAAACCAATATAACAGGGAGCCACAGCATCACTACCGCTATCCTGTGAGTGCTTCCAAAAAACTCGTGCCAATTGTACGGCGCATTTTTCAAGTTGAGGAGCGCCCTGGTCGGTTTAATTAGAGGCCTGATTTGTAAGAAGTAACTGAATATGAATTTAGTCGCCAATACAACAATCCAAAAGATTGAATACTTGACATTGTCCACCAGACCTTCCCTCAACCCACGACCAACAAAACTCTTGCTATAGAACCACCAGGTGAAAAAGTACACAATTCCAAGATTCAGCTCTTCAACCCAGTTCCTTATGCAAGGCACAATAAAGAGTACAAGAGCCAACATCTCAGGAATAACATACACGAATACTACCTTGAGAAACACGATAATCCTGTCGTTTGCAGCTTGAGACCAAAGACCATCCTTATTTTTCTGGCTCCAAATCCTTGCGTAGAAGACCGAAAACAAAACCGTCCATGTCACAGCCACCAAAACCTTCAAAATCAGTCTGACAAAAAGCCAGAACGTTTCTCTGCCCACCAAACTATACTGAGTGCTAGCGTCAAGCACAGACTGAAGCAACCTCAATCCCGCCCAGGTGATGAAAACAGTCAACAACGCAACCTGCAATCAGAAGAATAGTTAATGCCACTATATACTAACAGAGCACAAGTGAAAAACACACTTTCGATGGCAACAACGGGAAGGCTACTGTACCTCCACATCCTTGTCTTGCCATGGATACTTAACCCTACTCGTAGCAACAATAATAGCAGCTTGCAAGTAGAGAAGCAACAAGATCCATAACCGGTCAAAACTTCTGAACACATTCCAGAACGACCTCTGCTCCACAAACCCTGTCTTCCCCACTCTACTGCTCTTAGGCGTGGTATCAAAGAAGTTACTAGTACAGTCAAGAGGCCATTTAAGGCTCTTCAAGGCTCTCTTTCTCCAGAAATACTCGTTAATGTCATCGTAATTTCTCCAGGCCGAGTGTGGCTTCGTCCCATTGTTACTACTCTCAACCTCCGTCTTAACCGTCCTGTAAATCGGCATAACCACACTCTTCAGATAAGCACAATCGCCGGAGAAAGAAGGCCAATAAGGCATCCCCGTCATGTCATCAAACTCTCCCCCCAAAACTTTGTTAAGCTCCATGGCCATGTGGTGGAAGATGTAACAGATACACTCCGGCATAAACCTGAGATTCGCAGACTCTCCCCAAATCAATAGATACAGAGCAACGTACAAAAGCTCTCGCCGGAGATTCAAAACGACGTTGGTCTGATGACGGCTATGAGCTGGGGAGGTGACGTGGCACCTCACTCCGAGGAACGAGCACCAATTGGTGTAGTTGCGGAGGAGCTTCTTCCGGAAACGACGGAGAACCGTCGGATCGAGGCCGTCGGGATGAAGCGGCGGCGGTTGGAGACGCATTTGGGAGTTAGCTAAGTGGAGGACGAGATTCTCTCGCTGGTTCCGAACATTGTCGAGTTGGAAACCGAAGAGGAGACCTAGCCAGTCCATCAAGTCCATGCGAGGTGTGAAATCGACGAACGGAGGTTTCGCGAGGTCTCCGACTACCTTaagcgccgccgccgccgctcTAACCTCCGGGTAACGCAGCGACGGGTGTTCCGTTAAGAAATCGTGGATCGGGATTATGTTGTACACCTCCTGCGACGGCGCGTGCGCGGTGGCCGGAGATGGCCGTGGTCTCATACTCATCGTCGGATTAAAACGGTTACTTCACTTGGaatcttttcaaaataatttcatctttttttctttaagttttCAAAGACAGTGACGAAACGAAACTGTGCGTGGAGATAATGGTGTTACTAAAAATAAAGTAGAGAGGAGATAAGGACGTGTGTCGCGTCGTACAATAATACATGCGCCTTTAAATAACGATCGTTCGATTTCTCTTTCGGTTTTATTAGAGATGTAATCGTACGGTGGATATGAGATAGGGTGACCGTCTACGAAATGGAGACGTGTAGGGTTAGTGAAGTGGTGAAACACGTGCGACTACGCGCGTGTCAGAAGCTCAAGACAAATCACTGAGATCGATAGAGAAACAAGACAAAAACGCATTATATATCCGTTATTCGATGCTCGCTCGTGGATCAAAACGACACCGCATTTACTAGGACTAAGACAAACTGGTAAAGGCAATTACTTTATGTTACTAGCTAAGTCTAATGAGGTATTAATGAAAGTGATGCCACTTTCGCGTTGGTATCTCTCTTTTTAATCTTttagattaaaataaaagttaagaaCGTAATGAGTAAAACTCTTTTGATAAACTCACGGGGGAATAGCGTCTAGAATATCACAGTTGAATAAGAAAGCGTTTGGTAAGTAGCACGTTCTTTGTTGGATTTTGATccctaaaaaagaaaaacttttagGCATCAGTCGAATCTTGTTGTCGTTCAATTTGTCATTTTTTGTATAGTAGtcttttaaaacattataaGATGTCAAGACCATAACTTTATGCTCTTCCTTTTCTGTGCACCAACTTTATGCTCTGcccaaatatgaaaaaaaaaacatttattttgccTAGCTATCTGGCATCCATAAACATTAGTTAGTAAATTAAAGAATCTTCATTTAAAAGTTTTCAAGAAACGGGTCAAAATCGTTCTATATAACCAGCTTCCAGCGCTCTTCTATTGACTTTTAAAAACaacccacaaaaaaaaacaaatccacATCATTTCCAAAATGTTCAATCCACAATCTATCCGATCTAAATTTACGGATTATCCCTAAGACCACaaatatctttataaataaagTAGACTTGTGCTATGCTCACAGCTTTCCACATTAGCAGGAAGAAGGGGGCAAATTTTGCCACGTGGATTCCTAAAAAATGAGAAAGCGTCTTTGATTTTAAAGTTTGCCTTAGGTTGAACTTTTTGACATATTTTACGGTTAGGCTTTTGTTATTATCAAGCCCATCGAAAATCAAGggttcttcttcgtcttctcacATTCCCTCTTCCGTAGCAGAACTTTTTTCCAGAAAACTTAAGTTTCCATCATCTCTCCGTTATGGTCAACCATGCACTAAAACGTTCTTTAGAATGTCCTTTAGACGAGCTTTAACTTGAAACGTAAGTATAGTCTTTTCACTCCGTCCTGATTTTCAGACCTTCTGGTTTTCTGGTAATTTTTTTCATCTCCTCATGCCAAATTCTCAGAGTTGAAAGCCGGCAGGTACAAACAAATGGTTCAGACAAGACTACTTTGATTTTGGGAAGCCCGTAACATTAAGAAAGGCGGTGAACTCATTGGCGTTTATATGCTGCTCCTTGATCCAAAGGTGATTCCAGCGCAAATATCATAATCATCAAACTattttgtgaaaagcttgagtTTAGATTATTTTGGGTTCGTTTATTGATTTAGAAAGCTTGTGTTTAGAGGATTTTAGGCTTCGTTTGTCATTGATAAGGCAATCGATTTATCTTCTCATTTTAAGTTCTCACAGACATGCAGAACCTATTTTTTTGacacatcaaatttttttggcaGACCTTACAGAACTCAGTTTCTTACAATTATGGCAGGAACAGACATGTCAATGGTAAGATATgccttatcttcttcttctctttagcTTATGGGTTTTCAGATCTTCGTCTAAGCCATATATTGAATTAATGTATTCATTGTTCTCATGTACAGGATCTAACTAATTTCAGAAGCATTGATTTAGTTGGATGATGAACTGACGCTAGCCAAATCAGAATTACTTGCTAGCAAAAGATCAGTGCAAAGAGATATCCGGTTTAGGTCATGTGTTTTGGTAACGTGGGGTTGGTCTcattttttaaatcaatcatTATACCCAATCCATTTCTACCTCAGCATCATAATCCCTTTTTGTCTGCTCAATTCTTCATCTCTAGGGTATGGATTCCGGAGGCGAAAGGGGTTGTCCATGTGTATTTAAGAGATTGATATCGTCTGTAAACTTAAAAGATTAGATGATACTGTCCGAAGAGTTTTTGCTGGTGCAGTTGTCAATCAATGAACACTATCCAAGTTCTCAAGAAAGTTAAAAGAAAAGGTAAAGAAGATAAAGAATGTTCATAGACATGGTCATGGTCATGAGCATGATCGTGGAGAACAACACATCCCCGACGACCACGATCTGGACAGGAAGATGCTGACGATTACGACGTAGGCCAAATTGGCCAACAAGTCCACGGTGGTGCACCAGGTATATCCATTCCTTACCTTACTTCATTTTTTCTACCAGTTATATTTTGGTATTCACGGTTTATTGGATTTGCGTCGGCAGCATGAGGGCTCATCACATTCACGATCCGATGAAGGAGATTAGGAGGAGATAGTTCCTCCAGGCAAAAAGGATTTTCTTGTCATGGCTGCTTCCCACCCCAAAGTCTCTGAGCCAATCAAAGCAATGGAACCAGTAAGACCCTTAGATGTGtcgaaaaaataagaaaaagaagtgTTCCTCTGATGACGATGTTTAACACGCCTATGTCTTTACTCTCTCTGACAGAAGATGTCACTAGAACGTTTGTTCCCAGTGAACAACTTAGAGTCAACATCGAGAGAGACAGAGGATTGGAGGAAGGGACGGCTGCTCAGGTCaagataaaaatgttttatccaTCTGACAATAATCATGGCAAGCTCAAGCTCGGCTCTTACGAGAGTAATATGTTTCTTGGTGCTTGCTTatattgtttcattttcttcatGATCAATTGTCGgtttcaaatatagatgagtgtTGCCTAAAGTTTCTGTTTTGCACTTCTGTTATGCAGATTACTCAGACGGACTTAGCTGAAGCTATTGGTGCTTCCCTCCTTCAGTCAATAGTGTATACGCTGTGATATCTTTGGTATCGGTACGTCTGCTAGAAATTATGGACTTTCTCTTTATGTTTTCGTACCAACGAAACCATCTTTCTTCTACATGGTTGATTGAGCAAGTAAATGTAGAATAGTgcagaaataatagaaaaatatgaattatatttttgtgattgtaaatcatcttattttttatttctatctGCTTTGCAGCTTATGACCGAGAGATTAAAGCCGGTGCATGTCTAAAGATTACCAAGCGTAGGGGTTGGAGTATTGTCCAACTCCAATG
The nucleotide sequence above comes from Brassica napus cultivar Da-Ae chromosome A9, Da-Ae, whole genome shotgun sequence. Encoded proteins:
- the BNAA09G20040D gene encoding uncharacterized protein BNAA09G20040D, producing MSNPTSLCFFYELSNSSFMEVNEDKTPSMQTNLQGEETSLGKRKISSIVETEDKREEKRIAFSSQEPLEEEEDIDMIEEDPEREDHIDNNEITMEDNVLEEEYVVDFYGFF
- the LOC106366866 gene encoding callose synthase 11-like gives rise to the protein MSMRPRPSPATAHAPSQEVYNIIPIHDFLTEHPSLRYPEVRAAAAALKVVGDLAKPPFVDFTPRMDLMDWLGLLFGFQLDNVRNQRENLVLHLANSQMRLQPPPLHPDGLDPTVLRRFRKKLLRNYTNWCSFLGVRCHVTSPAHSRHQTNVVLNLRRELLYVALYLLIWGESANLRFMPECICYIFHHMAMELNKVLGGEFDDMTGMPYWPSFSGDCAYLKSVVMPIYRTVKTEVESSNNGTKPHSAWRNYDDINEYFWRKRALKSLKWPLDCTSNFFDTTPKSSRVGKTGFVEQRSFWNVFRSFDRLWILLLLYLQAAIIVATSRVKYPWQDKDVEVALLTVFITWAGLRLLQSVLDASTQYSLVGRETFWLFVRLILKVLVAVTWTVLFSVFYARIWSQKNKDGLWSQAANDRIIVFLKVVFVYVIPEMLALVLFIVPCIRNWVEELNLGIVYFFTWWFYSKSFVGRGLREGLVDNVKYSIFWIVVLATKFIFSYFLQIRPLIKPTRALLNLKNAPYNWHEFFGSTHRIAVVMLWLPVILVYLMDLQIWYSIYSSLVGATIGLFSHLGEIRNIDQLRLRFQFFSSAMQFNLKPEERLLGPKATVLKKARDAIHRLKLRYGIGQPFNKIESSQVEATWFALLWNEIILTFREEDLISDREVELLELPPNCWNIQVIRWPCFLLCNELLLALSQANELCDAPDRWLWSKICSSEYRRCAVIEAFDSIKFVIRKIVKNGTEEESIVNRLLNEIDENVESRKVTEVYKLTVLLRIHEKLISLLERLMDPDKKVFRIVNILQALYELCAWEFPRIRRSTQQLRQLGLAPVSLNADTELLFVNAINLPPPGDVVFYRQIRRVHTILTSRDPMHNVPKNLEARERLAFFSNSLFMNMPQAPSVEKMLAFSVLTPYYDEEVMYRQEMLRAENEDGISTLFYLQKIYADEWVNFVERMRREGVENENDIWTQKVRDLRLWASYRGQTLSRTVRGMMYYYSALKKLAFLDSASEMDISMGTQIAPEPPRSYYTRDGGDNILQPTASQEISRMANGIGHLFKGSESGSAMMKFTYVVACQVYGQHKAKGDHRAEEILFLMKSHEALRIAYVDEVNLGLGNVEYYSVLVKFDQRLQREVEIYRIRLPGPLKLGEGKPENQNHAIIFTRGDAIQTIDMNQDNHFEEALKMRNLLESFKKNYGIRKPTILGVREKVFTGSVSSLAWFMSSQETSFVTLGQRVLANPLKVRMHYGHPDVFDRFWFIPRGGISKASRVINISEDIFAGFNCTLRGGNVTHHEYIQVGKGRDVGLNQISMFEAKVASGNGEQALSRDVYRLGHRLDFFRMLSFFYTTVGYYFNTMLIVFTVYAFLWGRLYLALSGVEKIAKDRSSSNEALGAILNQQFVIQLGLFTALPMILENSLERGFLPAIWDFITMQLQLASFFYTFSLGTRSHYFGRTILHGGAKYRATGRGFVVEHKKFAENYRLYARTHFIKAIELAIILLVYAAYSPLAKSSLVYILMTISSWFLITSWIISPFLFNPSGFDWLKTVYDFDDFMNWLWSRGGLFTKADQSWFTWWNEEQDHLKTTGVWGKLLEILLDLRFFFFQYSIVYHLRIADGQTSIGVYLVSWGCIIGIAAIYITTIYAQKRFSVKEHIKYRFIQFLVIWLTVLVVVLMLQFTKLTVVDLLISLLAFIPTGWGLISIAQVLRPFLISTVVWDTVISVARLYDLCFGLIVMAPVALLSWLPGFQNMQTRILFNEAFSRGLQISIILAGKKSA